One region of Rubidibacter lacunae KORDI 51-2 genomic DNA includes:
- a CDS encoding polysaccharide biosynthesis protein encodes MLKPLATTCNRLACTLSRRTKRWILIAVDSCLFFLAIYSALGLRFEAFLPQEQLQKYLPTIALLIPVKLGMFYLMGMYRPVLRYAGLDFLHTTLRAIALSSGLVVFLSFFFRFGQLPRSVLINDALLTLLFVIGVRLSARWLLYHPKSPVSPGARARSVIVYGAGSAGSQLARALTQTDTYCVVAFVDDDPQLHHQQVCGATVYTPQQLPVLIARYSIKTVLLAMPSVDGDVKRRIIHDLRHLPVSVKTVPSIGEIVSGGVSIGQIREIDISDLLGREEVAPFPNLLRLDITEKSVLVTGAGGSIGSELCRQIASQQPRLLVLFELNELALYTIDMELSEAFPDLQRIACLGSVTDGVLLREVVVKYGVETIYHAAAYKHVPLVELNPTQGVLNNVWGTFIAARTAKECGVDSFVLISTDKAVRPTSIMGTTKRVAELILQAFAAQDDGSTRFVMVRFGNVLNSNGSVVPRFRKQIAEGRAITITHPEITRYFMSIPEAARLVVQAGALGRGGEVFLLDMGEPVKIFDLAVQMIELSGLEPGKDIDIEIVGLRPGEKLYEELLIEHDNAIRTQHPKIYAAREAMLPWTELEPQLMALVAAARQGNRVRALELLQELVPEYGGCDVPVRETVPPAVGSAT; translated from the coding sequence ATGCTAAAACCGCTCGCAACGACCTGCAACCGCTTGGCTTGCACGCTGTCACGCCGGACGAAACGCTGGATTCTCATCGCAGTCGATAGCTGCCTCTTCTTCCTGGCAATCTATTCGGCGCTCGGACTGCGCTTCGAGGCATTCCTCCCGCAAGAGCAGTTGCAGAAATACCTGCCAACGATTGCACTGCTGATCCCCGTCAAGCTCGGCATGTTTTACCTCATGGGCATGTACCGCCCAGTTCTGCGCTATGCCGGTTTAGATTTCCTCCACACCACACTCCGCGCGATCGCCCTTAGCTCTGGCTTAGTGGTGTTCTTGAGTTTTTTCTTCCGGTTCGGTCAGCTGCCGCGCTCGGTTCTGATTAACGACGCATTGCTGACGCTGCTGTTTGTGATTGGAGTAAGGCTGTCAGCCCGCTGGCTGCTCTACCATCCCAAGTCTCCGGTTTCGCCTGGCGCGCGGGCGCGCAGCGTTATCGTCTATGGTGCGGGCAGTGCGGGATCTCAGCTCGCTCGAGCGCTCACGCAAACCGATACTTACTGCGTTGTTGCCTTTGTGGATGACGACCCACAACTGCATCACCAGCAAGTCTGCGGTGCAACAGTATATACACCCCAACAATTACCCGTTCTGATCGCGCGCTACTCCATCAAAACCGTATTGCTGGCGATGCCATCAGTTGATGGCGATGTTAAACGACGCATTATTCACGACCTGCGTCACCTACCTGTGAGTGTCAAAACCGTTCCGAGTATCGGGGAAATTGTCTCTGGAGGTGTCTCTATCGGTCAGATTCGCGAAATCGATATTTCCGATCTCCTCGGACGCGAGGAGGTTGCACCTTTTCCCAATCTGCTGCGCTTAGATATTACCGAGAAAAGCGTCCTCGTCACGGGAGCAGGCGGTTCGATCGGCTCCGAGCTGTGCCGCCAGATTGCCAGCCAGCAGCCGCGCCTCCTCGTGCTCTTCGAACTCAACGAACTGGCACTTTACACCATCGATATGGAGCTGTCTGAAGCGTTTCCCGACCTGCAACGCATTGCTTGTCTCGGCTCAGTGACCGATGGCGTGCTGCTGCGCGAGGTAGTCGTCAAGTACGGTGTCGAAACGATTTATCACGCTGCAGCGTATAAGCACGTCCCGCTCGTCGAGCTCAATCCCACTCAGGGAGTTTTGAATAACGTGTGGGGGACCTTCATTGCTGCTCGCACTGCCAAAGAATGCGGCGTGGATAGCTTCGTATTGATTTCCACCGACAAAGCCGTACGTCCGACCAGCATTATGGGTACGACGAAGCGTGTTGCTGAGTTGATTTTGCAAGCCTTCGCTGCCCAAGATGATGGCTCGACGCGCTTCGTGATGGTTCGCTTCGGCAACGTGCTCAATAGCAATGGGTCAGTCGTACCTCGCTTCCGCAAGCAGATTGCCGAGGGTAGAGCGATCACGATTACCCATCCGGAAATCACGCGCTATTTCATGTCAATTCCCGAGGCCGCGCGTCTGGTCGTGCAAGCTGGGGCACTCGGTCGGGGCGGCGAGGTGTTTTTGCTCGACATGGGCGAGCCCGTGAAAATCTTCGACCTTGCCGTTCAGATGATCGAGCTCAGCGGATTGGAACCTGGCAAAGACATTGATATCGAGATTGTCGGCTTGCGGCCGGGCGAGAAGCTTTACGAAGAGCTGCTGATCGAGCACGATAACGCCATACGAACCCAACATCCAAAAATCTACGCAGCCAGAGAAGCCATGCTGCCCTGGACCGAACTCGAACCGCAGTTGATGGCATTAGTCGCCGCCGCACGGCAAGGCAATCGCGTCCGAGCTCTGGAACTTTTGCAGGAGCTCGTGCCGGAGTACGGCGGGTGCGATGTGCCCGTCCGCGAAACCGTACCGCCGGCGGTCGGCTCGGCCACCTAG
- a CDS encoding adenylyltransferase/cytidyltransferase family protein — MAANGIYSLLELQNLIRAHPEQWRPLVFTNGCFDLLHVGHVRYLQAAKAFGKTLVVGVNSDRSVARLKPPQPGRPARPIVPEAQRAEMIAALGCVDAATIFSEPTASNAISALAPDIYVKGGDYTVDRLPEAATVRAGGGRIELVAIEVPTSTSAIVERIARALAAACDPP; from the coding sequence GTGGCTGCTAACGGCATCTATTCACTTTTGGAACTACAAAACCTGATTCGCGCGCACCCAGAACAATGGCGGCCGCTCGTCTTCACCAACGGCTGCTTTGACTTGCTACACGTGGGGCACGTACGCTACTTGCAGGCAGCAAAAGCCTTCGGTAAAACTCTGGTTGTCGGCGTTAACAGCGATCGCTCGGTTGCCCGCCTCAAGCCGCCACAGCCCGGACGGCCGGCGCGACCGATCGTCCCCGAGGCCCAGCGTGCCGAAATGATTGCCGCACTCGGCTGCGTCGATGCCGCGACGATTTTCTCAGAACCCACTGCCAGCAATGCGATTTCTGCCCTAGCGCCGGACATATACGTCAAAGGCGGCGACTATACCGTCGACCGCCTGCCCGAAGCTGCGACCGTGCGCGCTGGTGGCGGTCGCATCGAACTCGTTGCCATTGAAGTGCCGACCTCCACGAGCGCGATCGTCGAGCGCATCGCCCGTGCGCTCGCAGCCGCTTGCGACCCTCCCTAG
- a CDS encoding pentapeptide repeat-containing protein: MQRWMVGAIALCWLTLGWIMPLNAGEMRRALPTDFEKLKAIVTCIRCDLQGFELNGADLFDANLTDSYLAEAKLNNANLGEAILDRVSLRRASLKKASLRFASLAGADLRQANLGAADLVSADFEGGLLDRARLVDANLNGANLHGASLIDTVFKQASLRDADLSAVEATLANFQGADLNGARLIGADLSGANLTGVVAAEAVLDEADLTDTDLTDANFANANFINVYLMGAKFCHTTLPDGQEVNRDCPQDKPVASLLNVGPA; this comes from the coding sequence ATGCAACGCTGGATGGTGGGAGCTATAGCACTGTGCTGGTTGACCCTCGGCTGGATAATGCCACTTAATGCTGGCGAAATGCGCAGGGCGTTACCAACCGATTTTGAAAAGCTCAAAGCAATTGTGACCTGCATTCGCTGCGACCTTCAGGGTTTCGAGCTCAACGGAGCCGACCTGTTCGATGCCAACCTCACCGATAGCTATCTGGCTGAAGCGAAACTGAACAATGCAAACTTGGGCGAGGCAATTCTGGATCGCGTTAGCCTGCGCCGGGCATCGCTGAAGAAGGCATCGCTGAGGTTTGCCAGTTTGGCAGGAGCCGATCTGCGGCAAGCCAACCTGGGGGCTGCCGATTTGGTTAGTGCAGATTTCGAAGGGGGGCTGCTCGATCGGGCTCGGCTTGTCGATGCCAATCTTAACGGAGCCAACCTGCACGGAGCGAGTCTCATTGATACGGTCTTCAAGCAGGCTTCGCTACGCGATGCGGACTTGTCGGCCGTGGAGGCAACACTGGCCAACTTCCAGGGAGCAGACTTGAATGGCGCGCGTCTGATCGGCGCTGACTTGAGTGGTGCGAATTTAACGGGTGTTGTTGCTGCCGAGGCCGTTCTCGACGAAGCTGACCTCACCGACACCGATTTGACTGATGCCAACTTCGCAAACGCCAACTTCATCAACGTGTACCTTATGGGTGCGAAATTTTGCCACACGACCTTACCCGACGGGCAGGAAGTCAACCGAGACTGCCCTCAGGACAAGCCTGTTGCATCTTTACTCAATGTTGGTCCTGCATAG
- a CDS encoding methylenetetrahydrofolate reductase yields the protein MLSRLHRAANARDFLVTAEICPPKGGDPQRMLKMAAALRSRVHAVNVTDGSRAVMRMSSLAASVLLLQNGIEPVCQLACRDRNAIALQADLLGAHALGIRNVLALTGDPVKAGDHPNAKSVFELESVRLLKAIGKLNRGYDANDKALPDGALDLFVGAAVHPQIKSWSSLQQRFERKVAAGAQFFQSQLIVDFDRFDKFVTQIAAPCNRPVLAGIFLLKSAKNARFINKNLPGVAIPEDTISRLERAKHPLQEGLDIAAEQVRAARDICQGVHLMAVKREELIPEILDRAGIERL from the coding sequence ATGTTAAGCCGCCTCCACCGTGCAGCCAACGCGCGCGACTTCCTGGTGACTGCTGAAATCTGCCCTCCAAAGGGAGGAGATCCGCAGCGTATGTTGAAGATGGCGGCGGCTTTGCGGAGTCGGGTTCACGCCGTCAATGTCACCGATGGCAGTCGGGCCGTGATGCGCATGTCGTCGCTGGCTGCGTCGGTGCTACTGCTTCAGAACGGGATCGAGCCTGTGTGTCAGCTTGCCTGCCGCGATCGCAACGCGATCGCCTTGCAGGCCGATCTGCTCGGCGCGCACGCGCTCGGCATTCGCAATGTGCTAGCCCTGACTGGAGACCCGGTAAAGGCTGGCGATCATCCCAATGCCAAGAGCGTCTTCGAGTTAGAGTCGGTCCGGCTGCTAAAGGCGATCGGCAAACTCAATCGCGGTTACGACGCAAATGATAAGGCATTACCGGATGGCGCCCTCGATTTGTTCGTCGGTGCAGCAGTCCACCCCCAAATCAAAAGTTGGTCGAGCCTGCAGCAGCGCTTCGAGCGCAAAGTTGCAGCTGGAGCGCAGTTTTTTCAAAGCCAGCTCATCGTTGATTTCGATCGCTTCGACAAATTCGTAACGCAGATTGCTGCACCCTGCAACCGCCCCGTACTGGCGGGTATTTTTCTGCTCAAATCTGCTAAAAATGCGCGTTTTATCAATAAAAACCTGCCGGGCGTGGCAATTCCCGAAGACACGATCTCGCGGTTAGAAAGGGCCAAACACCCCCTTCAGGAGGGTTTGGACATTGCTGCCGAGCAGGTTCGAGCGGCGCGCGATATCTGTCAAGGCGTTCATTTAATGGCAGTCAAGCGCGAGGAACTCATCCCAGAAATTCTGGACCGCGCGGGCATCGAAAGGCTTTAA
- a CDS encoding divergent PAP2 family protein: MQDIADVIHNRVLIVAVGACLLAQVLKIPIELARNRKFDVKNLFTTGGMPSAHSALVASLATGVGITVGWASSEFAIACLFAVIVMYDAAGVRQAAGKQARVLNRIIDELFSEHKHFDEARLKELLGHTPVQVLVGLTLGIAIALLAI; the protein is encoded by the coding sequence GTGCAGGATATTGCCGATGTAATCCACAACCGCGTGCTGATCGTGGCCGTTGGGGCTTGCCTGCTTGCGCAGGTACTGAAGATCCCGATCGAACTCGCACGCAACCGCAAGTTTGACGTCAAAAATCTGTTTACGACCGGCGGGATGCCGAGCGCCCATTCAGCACTCGTGGCATCCTTGGCAACCGGTGTCGGCATTACTGTTGGCTGGGCGAGCTCCGAGTTCGCGATCGCGTGCCTGTTTGCAGTCATCGTCATGTACGATGCTGCAGGCGTCCGCCAAGCCGCGGGCAAGCAAGCGCGCGTGCTGAACCGCATTATCGACGAGCTGTTCAGCGAACACAAACACTTTGACGAAGCACGCCTCAAAGAACTCCTCGGTCACACGCCCGTTCAGGTTCTCGTCGGACTGACTCTCGGCATCGCGATCGCTTTGCTGGCGATTTAG
- the crtE gene encoding geranylgeranyl diphosphate synthase CrtE: protein MVMADGRPAPQQDAVSFDLNAYLKERKQLVEAALDCALPVSEPLTIYESMRYSLLAGGKRLRPILCLATCELLGGTSELAMPTACGLEMVHTMSLIHDDLPSMDNDDYRRGKLTNHKIYGDDIAILAGDGLLAYAFEHIVEETRGVPPERILRVIARLGRAASAAGLVGGQVVDLACEGDPNVTVETLNFIHTHKTGALLESSVTCGATLAGASEADLACLTRYAQRVGLAFQIVDDILDITSTREELGKTAGKDLRADKATYPSLWGLEASRERARDLSEAAIEDLAAFGERALPLQGIARAIVTRRN, encoded by the coding sequence ATGGTGATGGCCGACGGACGACCTGCGCCCCAGCAAGACGCCGTATCCTTCGACCTCAACGCGTATCTCAAAGAACGCAAGCAGCTCGTGGAAGCAGCGCTGGACTGCGCCTTGCCTGTCTCCGAGCCGCTGACGATCTACGAGTCGATGCGCTACTCGCTACTTGCAGGCGGTAAACGCTTGCGCCCGATCTTGTGCCTGGCCACTTGCGAGTTGTTGGGCGGGACAAGCGAGTTGGCTATGCCCACGGCCTGTGGGTTGGAGATGGTGCATACTATGTCGTTGATCCACGACGATCTCCCTTCCATGGACAACGACGACTACCGACGCGGCAAGCTAACCAACCACAAGATTTACGGCGACGACATCGCGATTCTGGCAGGCGACGGCTTGCTAGCCTATGCCTTTGAGCATATTGTCGAGGAAACTCGTGGCGTCCCGCCCGAGCGTATTTTGCGAGTCATCGCGCGCCTCGGTCGCGCGGCCAGTGCTGCCGGCCTTGTCGGGGGTCAGGTGGTGGATCTGGCCTGCGAGGGCGATCCCAACGTAACGGTGGAAACGCTCAATTTCATCCACACCCACAAGACCGGAGCACTTTTAGAATCGAGTGTCACCTGCGGTGCAACTCTCGCAGGCGCGAGCGAGGCCGACTTGGCGTGCTTGACGCGCTATGCCCAACGAGTTGGGCTGGCCTTTCAGATTGTCGACGACATCCTCGACATCACGTCAACCCGAGAAGAACTGGGAAAAACGGCTGGCAAAGACTTGCGGGCCGATAAGGCTACTTATCCGAGTCTCTGGGGATTGGAGGCCTCGCGCGAGCGCGCTCGCGATCTGAGCGAGGCTGCGATCGAAGACCTAGCTGCATTCGGCGAGCGGGCCTTACCGCTACAGGGAATCGCGCGCGCGATCGTCACGCGCCGGAACTAG